A single window of Pseudoduganella plicata DNA harbors:
- a CDS encoding MbtH family NRPS accessory protein produces MWPEFADVPPGWQHRFGPAARAECVDYVERHWQAINPFARTAGGNA; encoded by the coding sequence CTGTGGCCGGAGTTTGCCGACGTGCCGCCCGGGTGGCAGCACCGTTTCGGGCCCGCGGCGCGCGCCGAGTGCGTCGATTACGTCGAGCGGCACTGGCAGGCGATCAACCCGTTCGCCCGCACGGCCGGCGGCAACGCGTGA